Sequence from the Sphingobium indicum B90A genome:
GTGATGCCCGACACGCCGACTTCGTGAAGCGCTTCCTTCACTTCGTCGAGCTTGAACGGCTTGATGATCGCTTCGATCTTCTTCATCTCTAATTATCCCAACTCAAACGCGCGCCAGATGGCGGGTATGATCCCGCCTTTCGTCCTTCTCGAGTGACGATCACCATGCCCCCCGAAGGCACGCGTCGCCCCTCTTCCTAATCAATTACCGTGCCAAATAGCGAATCGCCAGGAACTGCTTTCCGCGATGCAGCAACTTTTGTCCATATTGCCCGGATTCCGGGCAGTATTATGAGGCGATGCCCATTTTTTAGGCATGGCCGCGATGATCAGCGCTGATAGGGCGGCGCGTCAAGGCCAGCGGGGCTTTTGGTGAAGATTTCGCAGCCTGTTTCGGTAATGCCGATGCTGTGTTCGAACTGCGCGGACAAGGTGCGGTCGCGGGTGACCGCCGTCCAGCCGTCCTCCAGCATCTTCACGCCGGGCTTGCCGATATTGATCATCGGTTCGATGGTGAAGAACATGCCTGGCTTGAGTTCCGGTCCCGTGCCGGGGCGGCCGACATGGACCACTTCCGGGCTGTCGTGGAACACGCGGCCCAGGCCATGGCCGCAGAAATCGCGCACGACGCCATAGCGGTGCTTTTCCGCGTGCCGCTGAATGGCATGGCCGATGTCGCCCAGCGTGTTGCCGGGCTTCGCCTGCTCTATGCCCAGCATCAGGCATTCATAGGTGACCTCGACCAGGCGGCGCGCCTTGATCGGGGCTTCGCCGCAAATATACATGCGGCTGCTGTCGCCGTGCCAGCCGTCGACCAGCGGCGTCACGTCGATATTCAATATGTCGCCTTCCTTGAGCTTCTGATCGCCGGGAATGCCGTGGCAGATGACATTGTTGAGCGAGATGCAGCAGCTATGCGTATAGCCGCGATAGCCCAGGGTCGCGGGCACGCCGCCGCCGTCCAGCGTCATGCGGCGGACGATGTCGTCCAACTCGCCGGTGGTGACGCCCGGAACCACATGGGGAACCAGGGCGTCCAGTATCTCCGCCGCCAGCCGCCCGGCCTTGCGCATGCCTTCGAAACCGGCCGCGTCATAGAGCTTGATCGCGGTCGAGCGGGAAATCGGCGCGTCCGCCGTCATCGTCATATATTCGGTCATGGACGTGATTATAGGCGGGGATGCCGCATAATGCGAGGGGGCGGCTAGGCAGGGGGCGCGGCAGAGGCTATGGCCAGCCCATGGCCGACCCGACCCGCATATGGACCGCAGCGCTGATCGTGATCGGCGACGAGATTCTTTCGGGCAGGACGCAGGACAGGAATGTGTCGCAGATTGCGACATGGCTGAACGTGCAGGGCATCCGCCTGCGCGAAGTCCGGGTGGTCGCGGACGACAGCGACGCCATCGCAGAAGCGGTGAACGCCCTTCGGGCGCGGAACGACTATCTGTTCACCACCGGCGGCATCGGGCCGACGCATGACGACATCACCGTGGACGCCATTGCCGCGGCGCTGGGCGTTGCCGTGGAAATCCACCCAGAAGCGCGGGCCATGCTCCTCGCCTATTACGAGACGCGGGGCGGCTTGACCGAGGCGCGGCTGCGCATGGCCCGCGCGCCTGCGGGATCGAGCCTGATCGAAAACCGCATGTCGGGCGCTCCTGGCCTGCGGCACGGCAATGTCTTCATCATGGCCGGCGTGCCGCATATCACCGCGGGAATGCTGGACAGCCTGACGGGAAAGCTGGAAGGCGGCCTCCCGGTGCTGTCAGCCACCATCGGTTGCTGGGTGGCGGAAAGCGAGATTGCGGACCTGCTCGGCGCGACGGAGCGGGCGCATGACGGGTGCCAGATCGGCAGCTATCCCTTCTTTCGCGAGGGGAAGACCGGCGCGAATTTCGTGATCCGCTCGGTCGATGCGGAGGCGCTGGATCGCTGCGTTGCGGATCTGAGCGCCGGACTGGAACGGGGCGGCTGGCCGGTGATGGCTGGAGGGATCTGAGACGGTCCCATCGATTGCGTCGGTGGGAACGGACATCGGTCCCCTGGTCGGACGGCCCGGTGAAGTGCCGGAGCTTTCGCAAAACTTCAGCCGCACGATGCTCTAAGCGCCTGATCCGCGCCCATATGTGTCCGTAGAGCGGCGGGCTGCGTTGCATCCATGCCGCGCAGGGCGGTATGCTGCGCTGCGTCAATCGCCGGCTGGTTCCGGCCAAGGGGCATCGGGCTCGCTCGCCCGGCGCCCAACCCATGATGAGGGATGAGGGTCCGTGCATCCGGGGTTTCCCGGAATGGATTCGCGCGTCCTTTCATGATCGGTTGGCTGTCGGTCGAAAGCCGTTTGAAGAAGGAGAATAGTGATGCGGATCGTTATGACCGGCTCTGGCTATGTCGGCCTGGTATCCGGCGCGTGTCTCGCGGATTTCGGCCATGATGTCATCTGCGTGGACAAGGATGCGCGCAAGATCGAGTTGTTGCAGGGCGGCGGCGTGCCGATCTACGAGCCCGGCCTTGCCGACCTGATCGCCCGCAACGTGAAGGCGGGGCGCCTGACATTCACCACCGACCTGGCCGGATCGGTCAGCCAGGCCGATGTGGTGTTCATCGCCGTCGGCACGCCCGCGCGGCGGGGCGACGGTCATGCCGACCTTAGCTATGTCTATGCCGCCGCGCAGGAGATCGCGTCCAACCTCAGCGGCTTCACCGTCATCGTCACCAAGTCCACCGTCCCGGTCGGCACGGGAGACGAGGTCGACCGCATCATCCGCGAAACCAATCCCGACGCGCAGTTCGCCGTCGCCTCCAACCCCGAATTCCTGCGCGAAGGCGCGGCCATCCAGGATTTCAAGCGGCCCGACCGCATCGTGGTCGGCATAGAGGACGAACGCGCCCGCCCGGTGATGGAGGAGGTTTATCGTCCCCTCTATCTCAACCAGGCGCCGATCCAGTTCACGGGCCGCCGGACCAGCGAACTGATCAAATATGCCGCCAACGCCTTCCTGGCGATGAAGATCACCTATATCAACGAGATGGCCGACCTGTGCGAGAATGTCGGCGCCGACGTCCAGCAGGTGGCGCGCGGCATCGGCCTGGATAATCGCATCGGTTCGAAATTCCTTCATGCCGGGCCGGGCTATGGCGGCTCCTGCTTCCCGAAGGACACGCTGGCGCTGGTCAAGACGGCGGAGGATGCTGGCGCGCCGATCCGCCTCATCGAAACCACCGTGGCCATCAACGAAAGCCGCAAGCGGGCCATGGCGCGAAAGGTGGTCGCGGTCTGCAACGGGTCGGTGCGCGGCAAGACGATCGCCGTGCTGGGCCTGACCTTCAAGCCCA
This genomic interval carries:
- the map gene encoding type I methionyl aminopeptidase, coding for MTEYMTMTADAPISRSTAIKLYDAAGFEGMRKAGRLAAEILDALVPHVVPGVTTGELDDIVRRMTLDGGGVPATLGYRGYTHSCCISLNNVICHGIPGDQKLKEGDILNIDVTPLVDGWHGDSSRMYICGEAPIKARRLVEVTYECLMLGIEQAKPGNTLGDIGHAIQRHAEKHRYGVVRDFCGHGLGRVFHDSPEVVHVGRPGTGPELKPGMFFTIEPMINIGKPGVKMLEDGWTAVTRDRTLSAQFEHSIGITETGCEIFTKSPAGLDAPPYQR
- a CDS encoding competence/damage-inducible protein A, translating into MADPTRIWTAALIVIGDEILSGRTQDRNVSQIATWLNVQGIRLREVRVVADDSDAIAEAVNALRARNDYLFTTGGIGPTHDDITVDAIAAALGVAVEIHPEARAMLLAYYETRGGLTEARLRMARAPAGSSLIENRMSGAPGLRHGNVFIMAGVPHITAGMLDSLTGKLEGGLPVLSATIGCWVAESEIADLLGATERAHDGCQIGSYPFFREGKTGANFVIRSVDAEALDRCVADLSAGLERGGWPVMAGGI
- a CDS encoding UDP-glucose dehydrogenase family protein; its protein translation is MRIVMTGSGYVGLVSGACLADFGHDVICVDKDARKIELLQGGGVPIYEPGLADLIARNVKAGRLTFTTDLAGSVSQADVVFIAVGTPARRGDGHADLSYVYAAAQEIASNLSGFTVIVTKSTVPVGTGDEVDRIIRETNPDAQFAVASNPEFLREGAAIQDFKRPDRIVVGIEDERARPVMEEVYRPLYLNQAPIQFTGRRTSELIKYAANAFLAMKITYINEMADLCENVGADVQQVARGIGLDNRIGSKFLHAGPGYGGSCFPKDTLALVKTAEDAGAPIRLIETTVAINESRKRAMARKVVAVCNGSVRGKTIAVLGLTFKPNTDDMRDAPSIAIIQALQDGGAQVRAYDPEGMDAARAMMSGVEFCDNPYVAAQGAAAVVIVTEWDALRALDLPRLKGIMSGDGLVDLRNIYRPADAEVAGFVYVSVGRGAAPEIEELVQAAE